The following DNA comes from Thermococcus piezophilus.
GAGGTATTTGGCGGTCATGGCCTCACCGCTCTGTTCTTCGGCGTACTCAAACTGGCTTTCCTGGAAGTTCCTAGTCGGGTAGAGACCGTTCTGGTTGATTATGTTGACAAGAACCGCGGTACCGTAGTTCGGCAGCCCACCGCCGGCAGTTGGGTCTTTCCTGAGTTTATCGGTCTTCTCCTTGACGACGGTGGTAAACTTGGCCCTGTCGGCGACCTCAACCCTATTGTGGCCGCGAACGACTATGGCCTTGAGGTTCTTGCTTCCCATTACAGCCCCGACACCGCCCCTTCCAGCGGCGCGGTGCTCGTCGTTCATGACCGCGGCAAAGCGGACGAGGTTCTCACCCGCCGGACCGATTGAGGCTATGCGAACTCTCTTGTCGCCGATTTCTTCCCTGAGTTTCTCTTCAGTCTCGCTCACGAGCTTGCCCCAGAGGTGGCTCGCATCCCTGATTTCAACCTGGTCATCGTTGATGTATATGTAGACCGGGTGATCAGCCTTGCCCTCGACTATTATAGCGTCCCAGCCAGCGAACTTCAGCTCGGCTCCGAAGAAGCCACCGGAGTTAGCCATGGCTGTATAGCCAGTCAGCGGGCTCTTAGTTATAACCATATATCTGCCGCCAGTTGGGGCAGTGGTTCCGGTCAGGGGACCGGTGGCGTAAATTATTTTGTTTTCTGGGCTGAAGGGATCCACCGTGGGATCCATCTCCTTCAGAAGACAGTAGATACCAAATCCTCTGGTTCCAAGCCACTTCTGGGCAAACTTCTCGTCGAATTTCTCCTCACTTATTTTGCCCGTACTCAAATTTACCCTCAAAATCTTTCCCCAGTACGCAAACATGTTTCGACTCCCCAGATAGTTGTCGAAGGAATTTTTGTACATTAGCACTAATAAATTTGACGAAAGCAAAAAGAGAAGCATGAAATAGGCAAGATAATTACATTTGTTTAACATAACCATAGTGGCAAAATAGCCAGACCCTTTTCCGAACATTTAAGTTAGAGAAACACACTGCCAATTTCCAGAATATATGTAAATACATGATATTGAAATTGAAAAATATATTTGGAAAGTCACCAGAAGCCCTTCATGCCTTTCTCTGGTATCGGGCAGAGGACTATGCGTCTTGACCAGAGGCAGTCGGCACAGCTTGGGATGTTGCCCCAGCAGTCAGACTGCGTATCTTGTACAAAGGAGCAGGACTCGTTGAGCGAGCAGTCGGTACAGCTTGGATAGAGGGAGTTCTTGACCACAAAACGGAACCAGGAATAATCCCTGCTCGTCCATATGTCAGCTATGCTCCTCTCCCGGACGTTGCCGAAAGAGTAAGCGAGGACCATTTTCTCCCTGCCGAAGACTATCTCTGGGTATGTGTGCAGGAAACGGTAGCAGGGGGCAACCTCTCCGTCCCAGCGTACGACGGCGACTTTCTTTTCCACGAACTCGCAGTGACGCTCGGTTTTCAGCGAGAATTCGGCCGTCTTGTGCAGGTAGCCATGGTATATGGCCTGGAGCTTGTTCACTATCGGCTTCATATCTACGCTGCCGTTATAGACTATCATATCAGCATGCTCCTTGGCTATGGGAATGATGTTCGAGATGAGCAGGGTATCTATGCCCAAAGAGCCAACGTAGTGCGCTATCTCGGGGAGCTCTTTGTAGTTCTCCTTTGTCGCCACAATCTCAACGCCTATGTGGGGAACATCACTCCCAAGCTTTTTCTTGACCTCCAGTATCTTCTTTATCCTGGCGCCCGTGTAGTCTGGCTTTATGTGACCGATGTCAACCGGCTGGGTTGGCACAGAGTCCATCGAGAAATATATCAAATCCACCCCAAGCTTTACAAGTTCCTCTATGCGCTTATCCGTGAGTAGAAAGCCGTTGGTGCTTATACCAAGGGCGAAGCCGCGCCTCTTGACTTCCCTGACCATGTCCATGAAGCGGGGATGGATGGTGGGCTCGCCTATGCCCCCAAAGTATATCATCTCGAGCTCTGGGAGTTCCTCGGCGTCATCGAGTATCTTGATGAAGAGACCCCAGTCCATGTCTCCTTCTCTGTCCTGCCAGTACTGCTTGAAGCACATCTCACAGCGGAGGTTGCAGCGGTTGGTTATCTCAATGTATAGGTATCTCAAATCCGGTTTTTTGGGAATTAAAACGAATGCACCATTAAGGTCGAACTTATGAGCGTTGTTCTCCAACTTAAATCACCCGACTGCGAAGTACAGTCGGGAACTTTATAACCTTTAATGGGCATTATGGGATAATAAAGAAGTGAGTCATTCAGGGACACCAAGTTTGAGTGGACTCTCGTCAACGGGCTGTTTAGAAACGAGCATTTTCATTTCAGCACTCGGAGAACGCCACCAGTGGCAAACACTATAAGGACAGCACGCCAAAAACAGGTTCACCCCAAATTAACGATTTAACAGGACATACGAGCCCTGATCAAACTTGCCTTGCAAAGTTTGGCCTGTGCAAAGTTTTGATTAAAGGTTAGTTACTGTAAAGCCAAATGGATTATTGGCAGGTATCCTCCATTAAGCAAAGAGCTCTTTTGGAGGGTTTGACTCACAATCGTGCCCCAAGTGGGGGTACTTACAAGGCAAACCTCTCAAAGGAAGCCATTTCCCATGGAATTCAATCGCCAGTCTTTAATTGCGTAAAGGCTGCTGGCGGGCCGGGCGGGATTTGAACCCGCGACCTTCGGCTCCGGAGGCCGACGCTCTGTCCTAGCTAAGCCACCGGCCCGCGCCCATAATTACTCGAGGGGTGGATTTAAAAACCTAATTCCAAAATACGCGGAACTAAAGAGTACATGGAGGTACTACAACGCACAAAAACTTTTTAGACTGAGCACCCTACATAGAGTAAGGGATTAGAAAGGTGGTACCTATGGAGCCCCACGAGTTCAAGCTCACCGAGGAAGGAATAAAGGCTGTTCTGCCACCTCTCGAGGCGGAGATAATGGAGCACATGTGGAAGGTTAAAGTCGCCACGGCTGGCCAGGTCTATGAGTACATGAAGGAAAAGCACCCCGACATAAGGCGCTCCACCATAAGCATCCTCATGAACCGTCTCTGCGAGCGCGGTCTCCTCAAGAGGGGGGTCGAGAAGGGAAGGGGTGGTATGAGATATGTCTACTCAATAACCACCACGAAGGAGGAGTTCGAAAAAAAAGTGGTGGAAAGCATTCTCGACGCCCTCATGACGAACTTCAGGGAGGCAACATACGCTTACCTCTCCAAAATTAAGAAGTGATGAAAGATGCTCTTCATCATAATATCCCTTGAGGTCCTGCTGGCAGTCATAGCCTTAAAGGAACTGGGTCTCAAGGTAGCGCTGGCAGCGTTCGGCATCATCTTCGCCTTCTACCTCTGGGTCTCGACCCACGAGATCAGGGGCAACTATATCACCCTTGAGAGGAGCGAGATCCCCTGGCTCTACGACGGCATAGCCAAGATGGCAAAGAAGGCAAAGCTCTCAATGCCAAGGGTGTACATCCTCGACGACTACATACCCAACGCATACTCCTTCAAGGACACCATAGTCCTATCCCTTGGGCTGTTTGAGGTTCTCGACCAAGACGAAATTCTCGCGGTTGCCGCTCACGAGCTCGGCCACATAAAGAATGGCGACACCAAGACCTTCCCGCTCATAGCTTACGGAAGGTACCTGATGATAGTCTTCACAGCAATCTTGATCCTGCTTGCCCACAGCATAGGAATGACGATAGCCGCGCTGGGTCTTTACGTCCTCTACGAGGTCACCCGTGTCGATTTCCTCAAAAAGAGGGAGTTCCAGGCAGACGAGACGGCACTCAGGTTGCTGGATATCCCAATGAGTCTGAAGCGCGCCCTCGAGGAGCTAAAGTACTACGAAGACCTTAGAATAGGAGTCAGGCACACCTCTCTGCCGAGCATCGAGCCTGCCATAGAGAGAAAGCAGAGAGTAACGCTTATAGACACCCACCCGAGCTACGATGAGAGGATATTAAGAATTCTCGCTGAGATAAACGGCAACATGTTCAACAAGAGTATATAGTGATGGGCTATGGGGGTTGAAATATTCCTCGACAGGGAAAAGGCGGAGCGCATAAAGCAAATCAGGCCAACCAAGGACGAGTACTTCATGTTAATAGCAAAGCTCGTGAGCCTTAGAGCGACCTGTCCGAGGCTCAGGGTCGGGGCAGTTGCTGTTAAGGACGGATACATCCTTGCGACAGGCTACAACGGCGCCCCCAGGGGCATGGAGCACTGCATAGATGTAGGCTGCCTCATAGTTGACGGCCACTGCCACAGAGCGGTTCATGCCGAGCAGAACGTCATAGCGATGGCTGCCAGAAAGGGCATAAGCCTCGAGGGGGCAACGCTCTACGTCACCCACTTCCCCTGCGACACCTGCTTTAAGTTAGTCATCAACGCCGGAATCAGGGAGATAGTCTACGAAGAGATGTATCCCAACGAGGCCACGGAAATTCTCCTGAGGGAAGCGCAGGAAAAGGGAATTGTCAAAATAAGACAGTTCAAGCTCCCGAAGGAGCGCGTCAGGCTTTTCCTAGAGGAGCTCTTTGGAGAGTTCGTGGAGGATTAAAGCTTCTCCTCTATTTTTTCCAACCTCTTGTTCATTTCCTCAAGCTCTATGGCGAGTTTCCTAGTGAGTTCCGTTATCTCACGCTCGGTCTTGTCAACGGCCAGGTAGACCCTGAAGATGAGGATGTATCCTAGGCCGATACCTATAACGAAGAGGGCGTCAAAACCTCTTCCAAGGCCAAGGATGCGCTTTATCTCGTTGGCTATCTCCACGGGAAATATCGCGACTATCATGAGGCCAAGCAAGAGTGCCTCCCAGAAGAGAAAGTCTTCCCACTCAAACTCCCTGCGCCCGTACCTGCCGAGCACATAGACCATCAAAGCCAGGACAACAACTATCGTTATGTACTGAACCGCGTACATGTCCATCACCTCAGTTTGTCAAACAGCAGGTTAAGAGCTATCTTAACCCCCTCCAAAATGTTCGTACCCTTCTTCATGGAGTACTCGGTATAGACGGCCTTTATAGGAACCTCCACAATCCTGCAGCCGTTCTTCGAGACCTCTATGATTATCTCGCTCGAAACCGCATAGCGATCGCAGGTTATCGTTATTTTTGACGCACACTCACGGTTGAAGCACCTAAGCCCGCTCTGGCTGTCGCTGACGTACTTCCTCGCGAAGACCGCGGTTATGGCGTCGAGAACGAAGTTGCCGAAGCGCTTGACGAATGGCATCTGACTTGTATCGCCCTTGAGTCTTGAACCCACCGCAAAGTCCGCTTTGCCTTCAGCGACTGGCTTCATAACGCGAAGAGCATCACTAACAAGATGCTGGCCGTCGGCGTCGAAAGTTAGGATTAACCTCGCGCTCCTTCTGAGGGAGTATTTAATGCCCGTACCTAATGCCCCTCCGAGTCCGCGGTTGACGAGATGAGTGAGCACGTGGACATTCTTTGAGCGGGCTATCTCGGCAGTCCTGTCCCTGCTACCGTCGTTGACGACGACTATCTCCTCTGCCCGGAAGTAGCGCAAAAGGTCGTCGAGAACCACGCTGATGGTTTTTTCTTCGTTGTAGGCCGGAACTACGATGTAGGTGCTTAACAGGTTCTCCAGCAGTCGAGGGAGCTCTTTAATCGTTTCAACCTCAAAGCTCGGCTCTGCCTCGACGCTGAAGCTCATCCTTCCGGCGTTGTGGCCAGTTATCATAACGCTCAGGGCACCGAGCTCATTAGCGGGGATTACATCGTAACCGTGATCCCCAACGACGAGAACCTTAGTTGGCTCGACGCCGAAGGCGGTAATTATCCTCTCAAGCTGGCCAGCATTTGGCTTGACTTCCCCGACCGGAACATCGTCTCGGGTGGATATCAGCGAGAAGTAGTCCTTAATGCCGTGCATCTCGAGGGCCTTCATCGTTGCCTCACGGGAACTCCTCGTCATTATCGCCATAGGAATACCCTTTGCCCTTAGGAACTCCAGAACATCCATGACTCCCTTGAAGAGAAAGCTCCTCTCCATCCGCTCCACTTCAAGCTCAACCATTATTGAGTAAAGCTCCTTAAAGCTCCCCCCGGTTTCCCTCGCTATCCTATGGAGATTCTCGTACATTGGGGTTAGATTCCCCATTATCTCCTTTGGGATGCCCATCTGGAGCAATCTTGATTTCAGCTCCTCCTTCACCTCAGAGAAGGGCTTTGGGGCTCCTATTAGCGTTCCGTCCAGATCAAAGACCACCAGCCTTATGTCCATAGCTTCCACCGAAGGATTTATTTCTAGGCAGCCGTAACACCTGTGGGTGTGCTTAGTATGATGTGGGCCGCTCCTCTTATAGGTTTAACCCTAACTCTCATCCTCACGCCGTACGTTGCCAGGAGAATGAAGAAGGCAGGGATAACCGGACGGGATATCCACAAACCCGATCAGCCAGACGTAGCCGAGATGGGGGGAATCACTATCCTTCTGGCGCTTCCTGTGGCGCTCTCGCCCTTCATGAACGAAGAGCTCGCAATGGCCTTAATTGTTTTCCTTCTCTTCGGGATCGTTGGAGTTATAGATGACCTGACGAACCTCAGACAGCTCCACAAGGTAATCCTCTCGCTCTTCGTCTCCATCCCCGCTATGTTTCTTGGGGTTTCATCGGAGATTGATGTCTTCGGCTTTTCGCTCAACCTAGGGGTTCTTTATCCAATCTTCACGGTGCTCTTCGTAACCGGTTCCGCGAACCTTGTGAACATGCTCGCCGGATTCAACGGGCTCGAGATTGGCGCTTCGGCGGTAGCACTCTTCTTTCTATCCCTAATAACCGAAGGAAACGCTAGACTGCTCGCACTAGCTGGAATGGGTGCTGCTCTCGGCTTCCTGTGGTGGAACAGATACCCCTCAAGAGTCTTTCCCGGCGATACTGGAACACTGAGCGTCGGGGCTCTTATAGGATTAATAGGAATTATAGGGAAAGTCGAGGCTTACGCAGCGGTACTCCTTATACCTCATTTCCTCGACTTCATCATAAAAGCGATGGGGGTACGTTTTGGAGTCCGCAGGCACGGAAGAACGACCGTCCGCCCCGATGGGACCCTTCAGGCTCCCCCGTATCCAAGCTTTTTGGGGATGATAATGAGAAAAGTCAAAGTAACAGAGCCAAAGCTGGTCGCTATAGTATGGTTCATTGAGGCTATTCTTGGTCTTCTCGTCTTGGTTTTTCGTCTATCACTTTAACCATGCCAAAGCCATACCTCGTTTTCTCCCCAAAGCCATTCTCGTAGCCAAAGCGAGCTATTTCAAGGGAACCGCGGTAGCGGAATATCATCAGAGAGCCGCGGTAGTAGGTATCCTTGACGAGTATCCTAACGGGTTTGAACTTGATGACATCTATTGTGAAATCTTTATCCTCAGGCATCGCCCCCATTATGGCCGAATAGCGCATCAGCATAACCTTCCTGAGCTTCTCGAAGAAGGCCCTCTCATTTGGATAAAGATCCCATATCTTCATATTGTTACTGCCCAACTTGACCGTCCTGACCATGATTGGGCTGAGAGTAGAAAAAAGAGCTTCATTCTTTATTTTAGGCTCCTTAAGCATCTTTATATCATCAGCTATGAAGGCAGCATCTCCTATTTGAAGAATGGGACTATCAATGAAACCCACAACCACTGCCTTTATAATTTCACTCGACGAAGAGGATATGTAGAGTGAGACATCATCTGAGAGAACTCTTATTCCCTTGTCAGGTATCAGCTCGCGCTTTCTCACCATTATGCGGGAGAAGGTGAGATAGTCAACATGACTGACCCTGGCCTCACGAGCAAGCTCAGGAGAAACTACTGCCATTTTTTCGATGAGCTGAGTGTAAACATCATAGTTGTAGTTGAACGGAAGAACAGTGCCTTCTTCAGCGGGCCTGAATTTTATCTCAACCCTCATTACATCACCCCTAGGTATAACCTACCACTAACAAAATTAACACTTAAAATTAATAAGAATTTCGTAGAGAAGTTCCTGCATATCGTTTTGAATCACCATCAAATCAAAAAGTATATGAAATAGTACATCCAATATAACCCCACAATGGATAGAGTTAAAAAGGCTCTTCTACACAATTGAACCCGGAGAGAGGTGAAACTTATGAGTGTTGAAGACGTTGAGATTAAACCCTCAGAGGAGTACGATGACTACGTCATGTATCTCAAGCGCAGGATTAGGCAGCTTGAGCTCCAGGTGAGAACGCTTGAGGCCGACAAGGAGAGACTGGAGAGGGAGCTTTCACGCTTACGTATGGAGATGTCGAGGTTAAGGCAGCCTCCTGCCTTCGCGGGGACGCTGATAGAGCTCCTCGATGAAGATAGGGCAATAGTCCAGAACTACAACGGACCCCGCTTCGTCGTTAGAATCGCTCCGTGGGTGGAGCGGGAAAACCTGAAGCCTGGAGCGAGAGTTGCCCTTGACCAGAGGACAATGGCCATCGTAGAGCTCCTTCCAAGCCAGAAGGATCCAAGCGTTCTCGGCTTCGAGGTCATCGAAAGGCCAACGGTCAGCTACAATGACATAGGCGGCCTCGAGAAGCAGCTCCAAGAGCTGAGGGAGGCTGTAGAACTCCCACTCAAGCATCCGGAGCTCTTCGAAAAGGTCGGAATAGATCCACCTAAGGGCGTTCTCCTCTATGGCCCGCCGGGATGTGGAAAGACCCTCCTGGCAAAGGCCCTTGCCCACGAAGTCAACGCGACCTTCATCCGCGTTGTCGGAAGCGAGTTAGTAAGAAAGTTCATTGGAGATGGTGCAAGGCTTGTCCACGAGCTCTTCGAGCTGGCCAAGGAGAAGGCTCCAACTATAATATTCATCGACGAAATAGATGCCATTGGAGCAAAAAGGATGGACGAGACCACCGGTGGCGAGAGGGAGGTCAACAGGACTCTCATGCAGCTCCTTGCAGAAATGGACGGCTTCGATCCGAGGGGCAACGTCAAGATCATTGCAGCGACCAACAGGCCAGATATCCTTGACCCAGCACTGCTCAGGCCAGGAAGATTCGACAGGCTCATAGAGGTTCCGTTGCCAGACTTCAAGGGCAGGCTCGAGATACTCAAGGTGCACACGAGGAAAATGAGCCTCAAGGACGTTAGCCTTAGGACAATCGCGGAGATGACCGAAGGGGCGAGCGGTGCAGACCTGAAGGCCATAGTCACTGAAGCGGGAATGTTTGCCATAAGGGACAGGCGCGAGTACGTTACTCAGGAGGACTTCCTCAAAGCTATCGAGAAGGTCTTTGGCTCGGAGCAGAGGCTCGCCCAGCAGATAGCCATGCACGAGGTCATGTACGGCTGACGCCGCTTTCTTCCATTTTCTCCAGTTTTCCTCCCACTTTGATTATCGCCCAGGCGAGAAGATACATGATCGGGATCGAAAGAAAAGCATTCTCATAGCCGAAACTATCGATTAACCGGCCAAAGAGATAAGGACCCACCGTCGCTCCAAAGAAGCCGACCATGTTAACAAAGCCCATCACTGAGCCCATGTTCGCCCCACTGGCCTTTTCGGATGTGTACGCGGTGACTATCGCCCCCACGGAGTAGAAACTCAACCCAAGAGGAAGTACAACCCAGGGGGATGCCGTAATGGCTAGGATGAAGGTTAAGAGGGCGTTGAGACCGAACACTATTTCAATACTCCTCTTTCCAACTCTGTCGTAGAGCTCACCACCAAAAAGCGAGCCGGCTATTCCAACAACAGACAGCAAGGAAAAGAATAGTGAGGCTGTCTCAAGCGAAACACCAGAGTTTATGAAGAATGAGACGAGAAATGTGAGCAGGCCAAAGAAAGCCGCGAGGACTATAAAGTTCGCCACACTGAGAAGGGAGACGTTCTTGGGGATAGAGAAACTGACCTTGCTCGGCCTTGAGACTTCACCCTTAATAGCAAAAGCCAGGGCGAGACCGACGGCGAAGCTCATAGCCGAGAGGACAAGGAACGCATAGCGCCACTCTAGGTTAATGGCTATGGGAACGACTATCAGGGGTGCCATGCCGCTCCCGATGGGTGGGCCCACCATAAAGACTCCCAAGGCAGACCCCTTCCTCTCGCGGTAGACCTCACTTATCAAAGCTGTAGCTGGGGCGTAGTAAAGGCCGGAGAAGAAACCGTAGACCGCCCTAACCGCGAGAAGTTCCCAGTAATGCTTGGCAAAGCTTATGAGTGCGGACGAGACAGAGTAGCCGATTATGCTTATCACGAGGAGGCGTT
Coding sequences within:
- a CDS encoding M48 family metallopeptidase, coding for MLFIIISLEVLLAVIALKELGLKVALAAFGIIFAFYLWVSTHEIRGNYITLERSEIPWLYDGIAKMAKKAKLSMPRVYILDDYIPNAYSFKDTIVLSLGLFEVLDQDEILAVAAHELGHIKNGDTKTFPLIAYGRYLMIVFTAILILLAHSIGMTIAALGLYVLYEVTRVDFLKKREFQADETALRLLDIPMSLKRALEELKYYEDLRIGVRHTSLPSIEPAIERKQRVTLIDTHPSYDERILRILAEINGNMFNKSI
- a CDS encoding glycosyltransferase gives rise to the protein MDIRLVVFDLDGTLIGAPKPFSEVKEELKSRLLQMGIPKEIMGNLTPMYENLHRIARETGGSFKELYSIMVELEVERMERSFLFKGVMDVLEFLRAKGIPMAIMTRSSREATMKALEMHGIKDYFSLISTRDDVPVGEVKPNAGQLERIITAFGVEPTKVLVVGDHGYDVIPANELGALSVMITGHNAGRMSFSVEAEPSFEVETIKELPRLLENLLSTYIVVPAYNEEKTISVVLDDLLRYFRAEEIVVVNDGSRDRTAEIARSKNVHVLTHLVNRGLGGALGTGIKYSLRRSARLILTFDADGQHLVSDALRVMKPVAEGKADFAVGSRLKGDTSQMPFVKRFGNFVLDAITAVFARKYVSDSQSGLRCFNRECASKITITCDRYAVSSEIIIEVSKNGCRIVEVPIKAVYTEYSMKKGTNILEGVKIALNLLFDKLR
- the cas6 gene encoding CRISPR-associated endoribonuclease Cas6 is translated as MRVEIKFRPAEEGTVLPFNYNYDVYTQLIEKMAVVSPELAREARVSHVDYLTFSRIMVRKRELIPDKGIRVLSDDVSLYISSSSSEIIKAVVVGFIDSPILQIGDAAFIADDIKMLKEPKIKNEALFSTLSPIMVRTVKLGSNNMKIWDLYPNERAFFEKLRKVMLMRYSAIMGAMPEDKDFTIDVIKFKPVRILVKDTYYRGSLMIFRYRGSLEIARFGYENGFGEKTRYGFGMVKVIDEKPRREDQE
- a CDS encoding proteasome-activating nucleotidase, which translates into the protein MSVEDVEIKPSEEYDDYVMYLKRRIRQLELQVRTLEADKERLERELSRLRMEMSRLRQPPAFAGTLIELLDEDRAIVQNYNGPRFVVRIAPWVERENLKPGARVALDQRTMAIVELLPSQKDPSVLGFEVIERPTVSYNDIGGLEKQLQELREAVELPLKHPELFEKVGIDPPKGVLLYGPPGCGKTLLAKALAHEVNATFIRVVGSELVRKFIGDGARLVHELFELAKEKAPTIIFIDEIDAIGAKRMDETTGGEREVNRTLMQLLAEMDGFDPRGNVKIIAATNRPDILDPALLRPGRFDRLIEVPLPDFKGRLEILKVHTRKMSLKDVSLRTIAEMTEGASGADLKAIVTEAGMFAIRDRREYVTQEDFLKAIEKVFGSEQRLAQQIAMHEVMYG
- a CDS encoding MraY family glycosyltransferase — translated: MMWAAPLIGLTLTLILTPYVARRMKKAGITGRDIHKPDQPDVAEMGGITILLALPVALSPFMNEELAMALIVFLLFGIVGVIDDLTNLRQLHKVILSLFVSIPAMFLGVSSEIDVFGFSLNLGVLYPIFTVLFVTGSANLVNMLAGFNGLEIGASAVALFFLSLITEGNARLLALAGMGAALGFLWWNRYPSRVFPGDTGTLSVGALIGLIGIIGKVEAYAAVLLIPHFLDFIIKAMGVRFGVRRHGRTTVRPDGTLQAPPYPSFLGMIMRKVKVTEPKLVAIVWFIEAILGLLVLVFRLSL
- a CDS encoding DUF2304 domain-containing protein — its product is MYAVQYITIVVVLALMVYVLGRYGRREFEWEDFLFWEALLLGLMIVAIFPVEIANEIKRILGLGRGFDALFVIGIGLGYILIFRVYLAVDKTEREITELTRKLAIELEEMNKRLEKIEEKL
- a CDS encoding MFS transporter, translating into MRRRLLLLLSLGWIFNYAHRMAISPLILMIKGELGINNAEVGLLMTSLLLPYALIQVPAGYLGDKIGRKRLLVISIIGYSVSSALISFAKHYWELLAVRAVYGFFSGLYYAPATALISEVYRERKGSALGVFMVGPPIGSGMAPLIVVPIAINLEWRYAFLVLSAMSFAVGLALAFAIKGEVSRPSKVSFSIPKNVSLLSVANFIVLAAFFGLLTFLVSFFINSGVSLETASLFFSLLSVVGIAGSLFGGELYDRVGKRSIEIVFGLNALLTFILAITASPWVVLPLGLSFYSVGAIVTAYTSEKASGANMGSVMGFVNMVGFFGATVGPYLFGRLIDSFGYENAFLSIPIMYLLAWAIIKVGGKLEKMEESGVSRT
- a CDS encoding BlaI/MecI/CopY family transcriptional regulator; this translates as MEPHEFKLTEEGIKAVLPPLEAEIMEHMWKVKVATAGQVYEYMKEKHPDIRRSTISILMNRLCERGLLKRGVEKGRGGMRYVYSITTTKEEFEKKVVESILDALMTNFREATYAYLSKIKK
- a CDS encoding deoxycytidylate deaminase is translated as MGVEIFLDREKAERIKQIRPTKDEYFMLIAKLVSLRATCPRLRVGAVAVKDGYILATGYNGAPRGMEHCIDVGCLIVDGHCHRAVHAEQNVIAMAARKGISLEGATLYVTHFPCDTCFKLVINAGIREIVYEEMYPNEATEILLREAQEKGIVKIRQFKLPKERVRLFLEELFGEFVED
- a CDS encoding tungsten cofactor oxidoreductase radical SAM maturase; the protein is MENNAHKFDLNGAFVLIPKKPDLRYLYIEITNRCNLRCEMCFKQYWQDREGDMDWGLFIKILDDAEELPELEMIYFGGIGEPTIHPRFMDMVREVKRRGFALGISTNGFLLTDKRIEELVKLGVDLIYFSMDSVPTQPVDIGHIKPDYTGARIKKILEVKKKLGSDVPHIGVEIVATKENYKELPEIAHYVGSLGIDTLLISNIIPIAKEHADMIVYNGSVDMKPIVNKLQAIYHGYLHKTAEFSLKTERHCEFVEKKVAVVRWDGEVAPCYRFLHTYPEIVFGREKMVLAYSFGNVRERSIADIWTSRDYSWFRFVVKNSLYPSCTDCSLNESCSFVQDTQSDCWGNIPSCADCLWSRRIVLCPIPEKGMKGFW